Proteins encoded in a region of the Zea mays cultivar B73 chromosome 2, Zm-B73-REFERENCE-NAM-5.0, whole genome shotgun sequence genome:
- the LOC103646617 gene encoding pentatricopeptide repeat-containing protein DOT4, chloroplastic — MLRCGARPDAFTLPLLNRASAPLTSLVGAAHCFGIRVGFGGNVYFGNTLLKAYAQHGMVAAARLVFDEMRARDVVSWTTLVSAYVNAEDIWEVSRLLTAMRTHGRCEPSAVTLSVVFRLCTALRDTASGKQLQCYAVKRGWAGDFLVLNSMLTHMSRTSSLGDAEMLFKQSPSRDMVSWNIIISEYSSEGNVSKVISLYVAMIEEEVCPSSETLTAVVSVFARHKFLPHGKKLHSFAIRSGLMDTILVASFVDLYAKCGELVSSIQLFEEFNGGSKYLWSAMIWAFIYHGMFLDAIHLFERMMGSFYFPNADILRGLLVSYTEIDALRCGKATHGYIIRNNYAAESESCALDTALVKLYARCGDIHLAERCFSRTLQKDIVSWSSMIEAFTIHGHACSHSGLVSEARELFDCMTKKFRFAPELGHYTCMVDVLGRSGNLEEALQVISNMKVKADGRIWGALLGSCRIHSNSKLAYFAAQKLVELEPSNVGYHVLLSNIQAGGDRWAEVEDIRSSMEVMNMEKSPAWSCISDIGVP, encoded by the exons ATGCTCCGGTGCGGCGCCCGCCCGGATGCCTTCACGCTCCCGCTCCTCAATCGCGCTTCGGCGCCCCTCACCAGCCTTGTCGGCGCCGCCCACTGCTTCGGCATTCGGGTCGGCTTTGGTGGAAACGTCTACTTCGGCAACACGTTGCTGAAGGCTTATGCGCAACACGGGATGGTCGCGGCCGCGCGCCTTGTGTTTGACGAAATGCGCGCGCGGGACGTGGTTTCTTGGACCACGCTGGTTTCCGCGTACGTCAACGCGGAGGATATTTGGGAGGTATCCCGTCTGCTGACGGCCATGAGGACCCACGGCCGGTGCGAGCCAAGTGCAGTGACGCTGTCAGTGGTGTTCCGGCTGTGCACGGCCTTGAGGGACACTGCCAGTGGTAAGCAGCTGCAATGCTACGCTGTGAAGAGGGGGTGGGCAGGTGATTTCCTAGTTCTCAACTCGATGTTGACTCACATGAGCAGGACTTCTAGCTTGGGTGATGCAGAGATGCTGTTCAAGCAGTCTCCAAGTAGAGACATGGTTTCGTGGAACATTATAATCTCGGAATACTCTTCAGAAGGGAATGTTTCCAAGGTTATTAGTTTGTATGTGGCAATGATAGAAGAGGAAGTGTGTCCAAGCAGCGAAACCTTAACTGCTGTTGTTTCTGTATTCGCCAGGCACAAATTTCTTCCCCATGGCAAGAAGCTGCACTCCTTTGCTATTAGGAGTGGGCTCATGGACACAATCTTGGTAGCATCATTTGTTGACCTCTATGCGAAATGCGGTGAGTTAGTGTCATCGATTCAGTTGTTTGAGGAATTCAATGGGGGAAGCAAGTACTTATGGTCAGCCATGATATGGGCTTTTATCTATCATGGAATGTTCTTGGATGCAATCCATCTATTTGAGAGAATGATGGGCTCCTTTTACTTTCCAAATGCTGACATTCTACGAGGTCTCCTAGTCAGTTACACTGAAATAGATGCTTTAAGGTGTGGTAAAGCAACTCATGGATACATCATAAGAAACAACTATGCTGCAGAATCTGAGAGTTGTGCCTTGGACACAGCCCTTGTTAAGCTTTATGCTAGATGTGGGGACATTCATCTTGCAGAAAGATGCTTTAGCAGAACTCTTCAGAAAGATATAGTCTCATGGAGTTCAATGATTGAAGCATTCACAATTCATGGTCATG CATGTAGTCATTCAGGTCTCGTCAGTGAAGCTCGCGAGTTGTTTGATTGCATGACAAAAAAGTTCAGATTCGCACCTGAGCTAGGACACTATACTTGTATGGTGGACGTTCTTGGTCGTTCAGGTAatctagaggaagctctccaagtgaTCAGCAACATGAAAGTTAAGGCAGATGGCAGAATTTGGGGTGCCCTTCTTGGATCATGTAGAATTCACTCAAACTCTAAGCTTGCATATTTTGCAGCTCAGAAACTTGTGGAGTTGGAACCAAGTAATGTTGGCTATCATGTGTTGCTGAGTAATATCCAAGCAGGAGGTGATAGATGGGCTGAAGTGGAGGACATTAGAAGCTCCATGGAAGTAATGAACATGGAGAAATCTCCTGCTTGGAGCTGCATCTCTGACATCGGTGTCCCATGA